Proteins encoded together in one Stutzerimonas stutzeri window:
- a CDS encoding zinc ribbon domain-containing protein YjdM → MSALPPCPKCNSEYTYEDGQMLVCPECAHEWSASDSAAATGDQDKVIKDAVGNTLQDGDTVTVIKDLKVKGSSLVVKVGTKVKNIRLVDGDHDIDCKIDGIGAMKLKSEFVKKV, encoded by the coding sequence AATACACCTATGAAGACGGCCAGATGCTGGTCTGTCCCGAATGCGCCCATGAGTGGTCCGCCAGCGACAGCGCTGCCGCCACGGGCGATCAAGACAAGGTGATCAAGGACGCGGTGGGCAATACCCTGCAGGACGGCGACACCGTCACGGTGATCAAGGACCTCAAGGTCAAGGGCTCGTCGCTGGTGGTCAAGGTCGGGACCAAGGTGAAGAACATCCGCCTGGTCGACGGCGATCACGACATCGATTGCAAGATCGACGGCATCGGCGCGATGAAGCTGAAGTCCGAGTTCGTCAAGAAGGTCTGA
- a CDS encoding DUF1294 domain-containing protein, giving the protein MERRGTLKSWNDDKGFGFIRPEQGGEELFVHISAVHGERRPLVGDRVLFVAGRDAQGRLRAEHVRLDTPLTLDQPAIRQRPARSHSTGKRESGRGRPARRLVAGNVQQLPLKLALFALLCLLPLLGSLHRLGSALPLALYAVASLLTFFLYWRDKHSALKDRWRTPETTLHLFELAGGWPGALLAQQVFRHKTRKLGYQLLFWLIVVLHQAFWIDLLFIGSGFTRERLDWLLQLL; this is encoded by the coding sequence ATGGAACGACGGGGTACGCTGAAAAGCTGGAACGACGACAAGGGCTTCGGCTTCATTCGTCCGGAGCAGGGCGGCGAAGAGCTGTTCGTGCATATTTCGGCAGTGCATGGTGAGCGCCGGCCGCTGGTGGGCGACCGGGTGCTCTTCGTGGCGGGGCGCGATGCGCAGGGCCGTCTGCGAGCCGAGCATGTGCGGCTGGATACCCCGCTGACGCTGGATCAGCCGGCGATTCGTCAGCGGCCGGCCCGCTCGCACTCGACTGGCAAGCGCGAGTCGGGGCGGGGCAGGCCTGCGCGGCGGCTGGTTGCGGGCAATGTCCAGCAGCTCCCGCTCAAGCTGGCGCTGTTCGCCCTGCTCTGTCTGCTACCGCTGCTGGGCAGCCTGCATCGGTTGGGCTCGGCGTTGCCGCTGGCGCTCTATGCCGTTGCCAGCCTGCTGACCTTCTTTCTCTACTGGCGCGACAAGCACAGCGCGTTGAAGGACCGCTGGCGCACGCCGGAAACCACGCTGCATCTCTTCGAGCTGGCAGGTGGCTGGCCGGGTGCGTTGCTGGCGCAGCAGGTTTTTCGTCACAAGACGCGCAAGCTCGGCTACCAGCTGCTGTTCTGGCTGATCGTGGTGCTGCACCAGGCGTTCTGGATCGACCTGCTGTTCATCGGCAGCGGCTTCACCCGCGAGCGCCTGGACTGGCTGCTGCAGCTGCTCTGA